The stretch of DNA GGATACGAGTGACCTCATCCTTTCTCCCTAAAGAATCAAGGCTGCCTCTCCGCCTAATTCCACCTTCAGAGATTTTCTCTGAAGAGCTGGAAACTTCTCTCTCAACCTCCTGAGCAACTTGTCGGGCAACTTCTAAAGCATCAACCATGCCATACTCGAGCTCAATTTCACAACTCTTGCCAATAACATTAGGGCTTTTGGGACGATTTCGCCATTTAAAAGAATCAGAACCATTTGTGGTACAATTAGAACCATGGTCATTCCCTTCCTTTACAGGGCTGACACATTCTCTCTCAACTTCTTGGGCAACTAGTCGAGCAACTTCTAAAGCATCAACATTACCATATTCAACTTCCATGTCAGAACTCTTGTCAATAATGTTAGGGCTTCTGGGACCTTTGCCCTGATTAAAAGAATCAGAACCATTTGAAGTATCATCATCTTGATCAGACTCTTGGTCCTTGTTTTCCTTTACTGCTCTGATGTATTCTGATTTGGTGAAAGACATGTCAGTTTTTTCCAAGTTACTTCCAGTGACAGATAAGTCAGGCAACATTCTTGAACAACTGTCATCATCATTTTCTGATGCTTTGGGAAGCTGTGGATTGCTAGAACTTGTGGCTCTGAAATCATCCATCTCACTCATTCCATCAGATTCAGGCGTTCTCATGCTACCAGAAACACTTATTTTTGGACAAACAACATTTTCATTGCTTTCCACATTATGTTCTAAAGCAGGTTCTTCTTTCACAGATTCCAGTGCTTTtgcttcagtattgccagtggAAACAGGTTCAGGATCTGGCTTTGCGGATGCGGAAGAGATATCTGCTGATTTTAATTCTTCAGGAGGACCATTAACATCTtgatcttgtttttcctttttggaCAAGTCATTCAACTGTAAATCATCTTGCTGTCCTTTGAAACTGCCTTGTTTAGTAATAGGTAAGCTACAGGTCCCAGCCAATGTGGTCTCACATTCACTTACGGTAGCTTCTTGAGCAGAAGCCAAAACACTATCAACATGGCTTGATCTCTCTTTGACATCTTCACAGTCCAAACTTACAGAGGACTGGAGTGCATTATCAACACTCTGTGTCTGACTACTAGTAACTTTCTCTTGTAGCTGACTATTTGAGCCTCCCAATAGAGACTTCTCATCTCCAGCAAGTTGAGATGCATGATGATTGTCATTGCCAGCATCGTTCACACAAGATGGCTGGCCTTCCTCCCTGGCAATCTTATCACTCTCATTGTTGAGTCTATCTCGATCTGAATTATCATGAGGTTCAGCATCTCCAAGTCCACCTCCTTTCCATAGGTCAAATAATGCTCTTGCTCTATCCTGCACTTTAGAGCTGTGATGGCCAAGAAGGTTATTAACAGTGACCGAAATTCCAGATGAAATTGACTTTTCGCTGTCTAGATATAGTTTTTCAACTGCTCGTAACATTGCAGTTATTGATTCTTCAATGAAGCCATCATTTGTATTATCAGCACCCAAATTTTGCGCATCCTTTAACCATCTGTTTATGAACCAAAGTCcatctaattgaacaaaaagatcAAGACAATCTTTATTCTCTGTAGCAGCAATAGTGCTTGCAACAGCAGCCCACTGCCTTGTCGCATCACCAGCATTTTTAACGACACAATCTTGCTCCTTCTTCATTACAGAGACTAACTCTTGCACTCGGGAAGGGGCCGTGAGGCCATCTTTCATTTCAGTCAACGTAAAGAAATCTTCAAGAGTCATACTGTTTCAAATAACCTTTATCAAAACATCAAGGCTGTCTTTTTGGTGTGCAAGAACTTCTCCCATTGGAAGAGGTTTATTGGGATTTCAGGAAAAATGCTTCACAAACATGCActgcaaaatataataaaaaaagttaacacgCATGTCGAAAATGGAGACAATTATCTTAAAAGTTTAATACTTTCAAGGTATTTGAGGAGCTTCACACAGATTCATAACCAAAACCATAGCAAAAAAAATCCAACTGAACCTTTTTTACAGCAACAATATGGTAAATTTAgctgaaaaagaaaatgcacATACTTTTCAGTCTTATTTTCAGCTAACAATATACACAAGAAAAATTCCAGGGAATCTTAcataatcattgataaatagACATTTATGGTTCCCTTCCCACCTTTACCGATAGGCTACTGTCATCTAATGTACTCTCTTTATTGGCTTTATCAACACATGCTCAAACCATCAAAAGATGAGATTCAACCATTTTTTCGAGGATGGATGCTACACCGACTTACTCTCTAATGCATTCAGTTCAACTCCTATCTACGTAGTATGgacataaaattcaacaaaGTTTTACACTGATAATTGACTACCTAAAACAACCGTCCTCTTTCATACAAGCTGGGAACTGGCCATGTAAAAACATTTGCAATAAAGATTGACAAAGGCAGAGTTatcatatcataaaaataagatatagaaaaaaagaaaacacatacAACCGAGATAAAATTAATCAccacaaaaaagaaataagaaaagacCATTCCAGTGTacaaatcaaacaaatcaatCCTCATGTACAACATATCAAACAAATCCAAATTCTTTAAACCCGAATCATAATCGTATACCACCAAAATCAATCTATGAACCACAGTCTGACACAGACACGACACTAATAATAAcagatattattttatgttcacTTTTTCTAATGATAATGTGgcacaaaaaaaatattgatattattttgcAACAAAGAACTTGATCTCTTTACAGAATGCAgccttatttttttgtttggggTGTCATGGTACATTAGCTAACAAGATTCACAGATGATGCACATCCTTTTTAATGTTTGGGCCTGGATTTGGTTGGTGTTTACAGGGTGGGGTTGGCCTGGGTCGGGTCAGgttttacttttctttctttaatttggAATAATAATGGGTTTGGTCAAACAACCCAAACCCATTTTTTACTTGTTATCAAATTTCTTCTGCGTGCTCCAATTTTATGGTATTTGTCTTCCATGAGTCTATCATTTCCACCAACTGCTTCCGGTATAGCCGCCACACAAAAAGCAACAACCATGTATCACCACACCACTGCCATAGAATGGCAGCATTGATAAACCTGTGACCACCATTCGCCATGGCCACTTTTTCATCAAAGAACCTCAGACGTTTTTTAAAGTTATATGTTTTAAGCTGAATTTTCTAAACAAGTGTCAAGGAGATGTGCGAGCAGGAAACATGTCTGACGTTGCAAAAGTTCAAACAAGAGGTGTTCATACTTCATAAATATCATTGACTTTGGTCGTCTAAAAGCAATAAATAAACAACCTTTTTATGGAATTAACTATCAATCCGTGTGCTGACAGATTCACCTATGCAAATCATTTACTAATACCAACTACTCAataccaacaaaaaaataaggCTGCATTCTATAAGATACGAAGATACTGGAATTTGTTGACAGCAATCATAGAGCAATTTTACAGAGAAATTTATAGTAAGTAGcataatattcaataaatatatgGTACGTCCAAGCAGTTTGGACATTTTTCAAGCCTATAACTGACAGAAAGAAAAGTAGCAAGAGACACTTCTGACTCATATATAACTCTAGACAGGAAACCTAAGAAAAACCCTTATAGTGACAGGAGAGAATCCATTTAACATTTATCTCGTCAAACTCAAAAGTGAAGGCTGGCCAACTGCAAACTTTTGGTTATATTAACAAACTTATGCATTATCGCTACACATATACGATTGCATCAATTGCCCCATCACCatatccattttatttttcataaaaacaatgttTATAACCTTTTCCAATCAGGAATAACTTGAATAGCAACAACTTATCAAGAACAAGTTGCTGTCAGCTGTGATGCAGTGAAAGACACAAAACAGTTTGATGTAATTTCCACACTTTACAACCTTTCTAAGCCTAAATTCAACTTTATATGCAAACTAATTATGGAtaacatttttaacaaaaaaaggatGATTGAAACCATAATAATTGCTTCCTAAAATCCAAACTAGTGTATAAAATCAACCTCAAGACTTACAGTAAagtaaataaacaacaaaacatggCACTTCGCACGAACTGCTATTTGGAGTTCCATTTATGATCAAAATCCCATGTTACAATTCTTAGACTAACGTgtatttgctcaaaagttcatAAATCAGCTGGGACCTCCgacaaaaaatagaataatgttAACCAGAGGAAAAAGATCTATAGCCGCCATATTTAGCAAACTTGAATATGTACTCAAAAAACATAGTACACcagtaatatttaaaaatttcacataATTTCAGCAAAGATAAGAAAAATGTGCTGCTACAACTACTCATACTAGTAGAAAATTTTCCACATGAATAACGTTGGATCAGCAATTCAGAGTAATATTGTAGAAGATAGAACAAACCTATGAGCCATCACTTACAAACTGCCTACTCTAAATAATAATGGTTAAATCAGGTCATATCTTAAAGAGTGATAAAATAGCTAAACCTAAATCTATCAAGAATAAGATTACCAGTCACGTCAAGGACGGGTATAAAGTCacagttaataataataagctGTAGCTTTCCAATAACGATCACTGGATCGATATTAT from Vigna unguiculata cultivar IT97K-499-35 chromosome 8, ASM411807v1, whole genome shotgun sequence encodes:
- the LOC114193738 gene encoding uncharacterized protein LOC114193738, with translation MTLEDFFTLTEMKDGLTAPSRVQELVSVMKKEQDCVVKNAGDATRQWAAVASTIAATENKDCLDLFVQLDGLWFINRWLKDAQNLGADNTNDGFIEESITAMLRAVEKLYLDSEKSISSGISVTVNNLLGHHSSKVQDRARALFDLWKGGGLGDAEPHDNSDRDRLNNESDKIAREEGQPSCVNDAGNDNHHASQLAGDEKSLLGGSNSQLQEKVTSSQTQSVDNALQSSVSLDCEDVKERSSHVDSVLASAQEATVSECETTLAGTCSLPITKQGSFKGQQDDLQLNDLSKKEKQDQDVNGPPEELKSADISSASAKPDPEPVSTGNTEAKALESVKEEPALEHNVESNENVVCPKISVSGSMRTPESDGMSEMDDFRATSSSNPQLPKASENDDDSCSRMLPDLSVTGSNLEKTDMSFTKSEYIRAVKENKDQESDQDDDTSNGSDSFNQGKGPRSPNIIDKSSDMEVEYGNVDALEVARLVAQEVERECVSPVKEGNDHGSNCTTNGSDSFKWRNRPKSPNVIGKSCEIELEYGMVDALEVARQVAQEVEREVSSSSEKISEGGIRRRGSLDSLGRKDEVTRILPEEVSSRQSNSAEVCSEEVGHMTDLDNVEAGPDDMDSSQVTEAARDPGGSSEKSLCTFDLNEDVGSDDMDVSVNAMPTMPIPVVSASKPAQSSGLPMAPLQFEGTHGWKGSAATSAFRPASPRKNSDSEKNVSVGRSSELSKERHCFLDFDLNVAEGEEGLVKQIGESSGLPSGQSSVELSPKRSNKVELDLNSIGDDDVQPSNQRIEGPPFSGRNGYWSPSPASSSSSMQPSVRNIDLNDRPYFQTDLVDQGHSKSSSITEAYKRSKPGAPVISILGAKVEVGRREYVPQTLSLPNGKAIEPAMDLPLSGAGGILGMGPPLSYNHSNAFGYNGLTSVPALSFSSAMYGPSGGPVPYMVDSRGTPVVAQVGGSSSTVLSSYTQPPFIVSMTGTQLGLNGVGSSHPNFDLNSGFTIDGPNRDMLTARQFFFPAQGRAIEEHVRTLPQSSNSGVSLKRKEPDGGAWETYPRSYKHQQPPWK